In a single window of the Arachis hypogaea cultivar Tifrunner chromosome 6, arahy.Tifrunner.gnm2.J5K5, whole genome shotgun sequence genome:
- the LOC112698144 gene encoding uncharacterized protein, producing the protein MNHHHNHQDNNNGDVLNTMVESLRGRLLAERHASRLARDKAQSFENRFVELKNKLRQETKLRDKAQRKLEFFKEKLQSFNISYLDPNHQSTENLRNNNDNDIRLSLSPSSSKISATSYDHVSNHTINPSNVDLKNDHNSLSTKAS; encoded by the exons atgAACCACCACCATAATCATCAAGACAATAACAATGGTGATGTTTTGAACACCATGGTGGAGTCCCTGAGAGGCAGATTACTTGCCGAGAGACACGCTTCAAGGCTAGCAAGGGACAAAGCTCAATCATTCGAAAACAgg TTTGTGGAACTGAAAAATAAACTGAGACAAGAGACCAAACTAAGAGACAAAGCCCAAAGAAAACTTGAGTTCTTCAAGGAGAAGCTTCAATCTTTCAACATATCTTATTTGGATCCGAATCATCAAAGCACTGAAAATTTGaggaataataatgataatgatatcaG gcTTTCACTTTCACCTTCAAGCTCGAAAATATCGGCAACGAGTTATGATCACGTCTCAAATCACACTATAAATCCAAGCAATGTGGATTTAAAGAATGATCACAACAG tttaagcacaaaagcatcatag